CCCGGTCGAACTCGGTCCCCCAGGAGATCAGCTCCAGGATCCTTTCAGGCCCCTCCTCCACCAGAACCCGGACCGCCTCTTCATCGCAGAGACCGGCCCCGGCCCGGATGGTATCATCGAAATGAAAAGTGATCTCATCCTCGTCGCTCAGCACCACGGCGATCCCGCCCTGGGCGAATCCCGTACTCCCCGCCGTGGCCTCGTCCTTGGTCAGGACCAGGACCTTCCCGTGTCTGCTGAGCTCGATGGCGGCCCGCAGGCCGGCCACGCCGCTCCCGATCACAAGAAAGTCCGTGGACTTGACCGGAAGATATTGAGAGGAGATTATAACCATTTTGATTTTACTCCGTTATTTTGATTTTTGATTCTTTATCTTTTATTTTAAGGTTCTTCTCCCATTTAGTGGGTCAAAATGTGCGTGAATAAGGGATCGAGGATTCCAGGACCCAAGCAAAATGCACGGAACAGAGAAGCTTCCATTGGTGCCGTAACACCGTATTTCGTCATTGTCCGGCTTGACCGGACAATCCAGATTCTTTACCTGGATTCCCCGATCAAGTCGGGGAATGACATACCCTGTTCTTTCTGGCCGTTTCAGAGAAAGTGCCCGGGGAAGAAGCGGTTTCCCTGGAATCATAAAACCCTTCCAACCCACTAAATGGGAGATGAACCTATTTTAAAAGGGTCCGTCCCTTTTTACGCCCTTTGGTCAGGCATGTTTTTTCCGGATGCCTCAACAAAGGGGACCAGGTCCTCCATGAGCTTCTTAAACCGATCGGGCTTCAGCGACTGGGGGCCGTCGGAAAGCGCCTCCTCGGGATTGGGGTGCACCTCAATCATCAGGCCGTCGGCCCCCGCGGCCACGGCCGCCCGGGCCATGGCCGGGACATACTGCCAGTTCCCCACGGCATGGCTCGGATCGATCACAATCGGAAGATGGCTCATTCTCTTCAGCACCGGGATGCAGCTCAAGTCCAGGGTGTTCCTCGTCGCGGTTTCAAAGGTACGGATCCCCCTCTCACAGAGGATCACATCCTCATTCCCTTCGGAGAGGATATATTCGGCGGACATGAGAAGCTCCTGCAACGTGGTGGCCATGCCCCGCTTCAGCAGGACCGGCTTCTGAGTCTGTCCGACTTCTTTGAGCAAGGCGAAGTTCTGCACGTTTCTGGCCCCGATCTGGATAATATCGGTATACTTGACAATCAGATCCAGGTCCCGGGGATTCATCACCTCGGTAATGATCGGAAGCCCCGTGGCCTCTCTTGCGGCGGCCAGGAGCTTGAGCCCTTCCTCTCCCATCCCCTGGAATGCGTACGGCGATGTCCTGGGTTTGAACGCGCCTCCACGGAAGACATTGGCCCCGGCCTCCTTCACAGCCCTGGCAGAGGCCAGGATCTGCTCCTCGCTCTCTACCGAACAGGGCCCGGCAATCACCATCAGATCCTGCCCGCCGATACTGGCGCCTTTGACCTCGATCACCGTCCGTTCCTTGCGAACCTCCAGGCTGGCCAGCTTATACGGCTTCAGGATCGGCACCACGGATTCCACGCCGGCCATGCTTTCGATGACCTGAAGCCTGGCCTTGCCTCGTTCATCGCCGATCGCCCCGATCACGTTTCGTTCCACGCCGTGCATCACGTGGGGCCGGTATCCCAGATCTTCGATTTTCTTGATGACATGTTCGAGTTGTTCAGCCGTGGCATCGGCCTGCATGACAATAATCATAAAAACCTCCCGTTCTTAAAATCTATCATGAATAACTCGGACTCAATCTCTGCATCTCGGCAGTCTGCAATACCTTTTTCAGGTAAAGCCCCGTATAGGACTCCGGGACCCGCATGACTTCTTCGGGTGTCCCCTGGGCAATAATCATGCCTCCACGATCCCCCCCCTCAGGCCCGAGGTCGACGATATGGTCCGAGGACTTGATCACATCCAGGTTATGTTCAATGATCACCACGGTATTGCCGGCATCCACCAGGCGGTTCAGCACATCCAAGAGCTTCTGAATGTCCGCGAAATGAAGTCCCGTGGTCGGCTCATCCAGAATGTAGAGGGTCCTCCCCGTACTTTTTTTGCTGAGTTCCCGGGAGAGCTTGACCCTCTGGGCCTCCCCTCCGGAGAGGGTGGTGGCCGCCTGTCCTATTTTGATGTATTCCAATCCCACGTCATACAGGGTCTGAAGCTTCCGCCGGATCCCCGGGATGTTTTCGAAGAACCGGAGGGCCTGGACCACGGTCAGATCCAGGACCTCGGAGATGTTTTTCCCTTTGTAGAGGATATCGAGGGTCTCCCGATTGTACCGTTTGCCCTTGCAGACGTCGCATTCCACATAGATATCCGGCAGAAAATGCATCTCGATCTTGATCAGACCGTCCCCCTGACAGGCCTCGCACCGTCCGCCCTTGACGTTGAAACTGAACCGTCCGGGCTTATATCCCCTCATCCTGGCCTCGGGCGCCTGGGCAAAGAGGTTCCGGATATCCGTGAAAATCCCCGTATAGGTGGCCGGGTTGGACCTCGGTGTCCGGCCGAGGGGAGATTGATCCACATCAATCACCTTGTCCAGATTCGGAAGACCGAGGATTTCCTTGTGGGCTCCCGCCTTGATCCCGCTGCGGTAGAGTCTCTGCGCCAGCGCCCTGTAAAGGATATCCAGGACCAGGGTGCTCTTCCCCGAACCCGAAACGCCTGTAACGCAGGTCAGGAGGCCGATGGGAAAACGGACATCCACTCCCTTGAGGTTGTTTTCCGAAGCCTGGACCACCGTGATGTATCCCCGCCTGGGCTTTCGCCGGGTTTGGGGGACCGGAATGCCGAGTTCCCGGCTGAGGTATTTCCCGGTCAGGGAATGGGGATTTTGCTTGATTTCATCCGGTGTCCCCTGGGCAACGATCTCCCCCCCATATTCCCCGGCGCCCGGGCCCATGTCGATCACGTGATCGCTGTTTAAGATCGTCTCCTCATCGTGTTCCACGACCAGAATGGTGTTCCCGATATCGCGAAGCCGCTTCAACGTTGCAAGAAGCCGCTTGTTGTCCCGCTGATGAAGGCCGATGGAAGGCTCATCCAGGATATAGAGAACCCCCACCAGCGACGATCCGATCTGTGTAGCCAGACGGATCCGCTGCCCTTCTCCGCCGGAGAGGGTCGCCGCCGTGCGGTCCAGGGTCAGGTAGGGAAGCCCGACGCTGATCAGGAACCCCAGCCGCTCCCGGATCTCCTTTAAAATTCTCTCGGCGATCCTGGCCTCTTTCTCGTCGAGCAGGAGCATCCTGAAGAATTCCCCGGCTTCCCGGATCGACATCCCCGTCACCTCGGCAATATTCCGCCCGCCGACCTTGAAGGAGAGGCTTTCCTTCTTGAGCCTGGCGCCGTTACAGTCCGGGCACCGGTTGACCCCCATGTAATCCTCGATATCTTCGCGGACATAGGCGGAATCGGTTTCACGATACCGGCGGTCGAAACTGTTCAGGAGTCCTTCAAAAGGACGCTTGTAGGTATAAAGGCCCCCCTTCCCTTCCAGATGGAAAGAAATCTCTTCATCTCCGGAGCCGTAGAGAATGGCATGACGGACCCGTTCAGGAAGGTCCTTGAACGGCGTATTGACGTCGAACCCGTAATGCCGGGCCAGTGACAGGATCATCTGGTGAAAGTAAAAGGAGTTTCGTTTGTTCCAGGGCCTCAGGGCCCCTTCCCGGAGAGAGAGATTCTTGTCGGGCACGATCAGGTCAGGATCCAGACGCATGAGGGTCCCGATCCCTCCGCAGCTCGGACAGGCGCCATGGGGGCTGTTAAAAGAAAAGAGAGACGGTTCCACATCCGGATAGCTCACCCCGCAGTCGATGCAGGCCAGCCGTTCGGAAAATAAGAGGCGCTCGCCTCCGATGATCTCCACGACCACGATCCCCTCGGAATGCCTCAGGGCCAGTTCAATGGAGTCGGCAAGCCTCCGGCTGATCTCCGGCTTGATGGCGATACGGTCGATGACGATTTCGATGTTATGCTTCTTATTCTTGTCGAGGTTGATCTCTTCGGAAAGCTCGTACATCTTCCCGTCCACCTGCACGCGGATGAACCCTTCCTTCCGCATCCTGAAAAACTCCTTCCTGTACTCCCCTTTCCGCCCGCGCACCACCGGTGCGAGGATCTGGATGCGGGTCTTCTCCGGAAGGGCGAGGACATGATCCACGATCTGTGTGACCGTTTGGGATGTAATGGCCTTCCCGCACCGGTAACAGAACGGTTTCCCGACCCGGGCAAAAAGAAGCCGGAGGTAGTCGTAAATTTCGGTCACC
The Nitrospirae bacterium CG2_30_53_67 DNA segment above includes these coding regions:
- a CDS encoding 3-deoxy-7-phosphoheptulonate synthase — its product is MIIVMQADATAEQLEHVIKKIEDLGYRPHVMHGVERNVIGAIGDERGKARLQVIESMAGVESVVPILKPYKLASLEVRKERTVIEVKGASIGGQDLMVIAGPCSVESEEQILASARAVKEAGANVFRGGAFKPRTSPYAFQGMGEEGLKLLAAAREATGLPIITEVMNPRDLDLIVKYTDIIQIGARNVQNFALLKEVGQTQKPVLLKRGMATTLQELLMSAEYILSEGNEDVILCERGIRTFETATRNTLDLSCIPVLKRMSHLPIVIDPSHAVGNWQYVPAMARAAVAAGADGLMIEVHPNPEEALSDGPQSLKPDRFKKLMEDLVPFVEASGKNMPDQRA
- a CDS encoding excinuclease ABC subunit A, which produces MQREWIEIRGAREHNLKNIDLMIPRDKLVVITGLSGSGKSSLAFDTIYAEGQRRYVESLSAYARQFLEQMDKPDVDSIEGLSPAISIEQKTGSRNPRSTVATVTEIYDYLRLLFARVGKPFCYRCGKAITSQTVTQIVDHVLALPEKTRIQILAPVVRGRKGEYRKEFFRMRKEGFIRVQVDGKMYELSEEINLDKNKKHNIEIVIDRIAIKPEISRRLADSIELALRHSEGIVVVEIIGGERLLFSERLACIDCGVSYPDVEPSLFSFNSPHGACPSCGGIGTLMRLDPDLIVPDKNLSLREGALRPWNKRNSFYFHQMILSLARHYGFDVNTPFKDLPERVRHAILYGSGDEEISFHLEGKGGLYTYKRPFEGLLNSFDRRYRETDSAYVREDIEDYMGVNRCPDCNGARLKKESLSFKVGGRNIAEVTGMSIREAGEFFRMLLLDEKEARIAERILKEIRERLGFLISVGLPYLTLDRTAATLSGGEGQRIRLATQIGSSLVGVLYILDEPSIGLHQRDNKRLLATLKRLRDIGNTILVVEHDEETILNSDHVIDMGPGAGEYGGEIVAQGTPDEIKQNPHSLTGKYLSRELGIPVPQTRRKPRRGYITVVQASENNLKGVDVRFPIGLLTCVTGVSGSGKSTLVLDILYRALAQRLYRSGIKAGAHKEILGLPNLDKVIDVDQSPLGRTPRSNPATYTGIFTDIRNLFAQAPEARMRGYKPGRFSFNVKGGRCEACQGDGLIKIEMHFLPDIYVECDVCKGKRYNRETLDILYKGKNISEVLDLTVVQALRFFENIPGIRRKLQTLYDVGLEYIKIGQAATTLSGGEAQRVKLSRELSKKSTGRTLYILDEPTTGLHFADIQKLLDVLNRLVDAGNTVVIIEHNLDVIKSSDHIVDLGPEGGDRGGMIIAQGTPEEVMRVPESYTGLYLKKVLQTAEMQRLSPSYS